Proteins found in one Deltaproteobacteria bacterium genomic segment:
- a CDS encoding cyclic nucleotide-binding domain-containing protein, with protein sequence MPAEELIKESPLLKDFSPTGLQIIAAVCAEKTFPRGTLIFAENMVAEAMYFVIEGRVAIGIKNGDGKDQHVATLGPGDTLGELALLSPSRRLCSALSESDVKAVEIRADAFKKLLAQKPQACLKLMLNISAEFGKKLNLNRDGLRLLALAKPG encoded by the coding sequence ATGCCGGCTGAGGAGCTCATCAAAGAGAGTCCGCTCCTCAAGGACTTCTCGCCCACGGGCCTGCAGATCATCGCGGCCGTCTGCGCGGAGAAAACCTTCCCCCGCGGCACGCTCATCTTCGCGGAGAACATGGTCGCCGAGGCCATGTACTTCGTCATCGAAGGCCGCGTGGCCATCGGCATCAAGAACGGCGACGGCAAGGACCAGCACGTGGCCACGCTCGGCCCCGGCGACACGCTGGGCGAGCTCGCGCTCCTCTCGCCCTCGCGGCGGCTGTGCTCCGCGCTCTCCGAGAGCGACGTGAAGGCCGTCGAGATCCGCGCCGACGCCTTCAAGAAGCTGCTCGCCCAGAAGCCGCAGGCCTGCCTGAAGCTGATGCTCAACATCAGCGCCGAGTTCGGGAAGAAGCTCAACCTGAACCGCGACGGGCTGAGGCTGCTGGCGCTCGCTAAGCCAGGCTAA
- a CDS encoding polysaccharide biosynthesis/export family protein, translating to MGSRRILGGSGICGLLAALALSGCATTSAPPAQPQTLTEYHIGREDVLEVSVWHSEDLSRTLPVRPDGKISLPLLGELTAQGKTAGELAGEIQQKLRPYVEDPKVAVIVREVNAPRFHVIGEVQKPGTFPLRGSVTLLQALAAAGGFNPFADQDAITIVRQQEGQATQRYTVRYSDMVKGNKGDAIYLDAGDTIYVP from the coding sequence ATGGGCTCCAGACGGATTTTGGGCGGCAGCGGGATCTGCGGGCTTCTGGCGGCGCTGGCGCTCTCGGGCTGCGCCACGACGTCGGCTCCGCCAGCCCAGCCGCAGACGCTGACCGAGTACCACATCGGTCGGGAGGACGTGCTCGAGGTGTCGGTCTGGCACAGCGAGGACCTCTCGCGGACGCTGCCGGTCCGACCCGACGGCAAGATCAGCCTGCCGCTCCTGGGCGAGCTCACCGCGCAGGGCAAGACCGCAGGGGAGCTGGCTGGCGAGATCCAGCAGAAGCTCAGGCCGTACGTCGAGGACCCGAAGGTGGCCGTCATCGTGCGTGAGGTGAACGCGCCGCGGTTCCACGTCATCGGCGAGGTGCAAAAGCCGGGCACCTTTCCGCTTCGCGGCAGCGTGACCCTGCTCCAGGCGCTGGCTGCCGCGGGCGGGTTCAACCCGTTTGCCGATCAGGACGCGATCACCATCGTGCGGCAGCAGGAAGGCCAGGCCACGCAGCGCTACACGGTGCGCTACTCGGACATGGTCAAGGGCAACAAGGGCGACGCGATCTACCTCGACGCGGGCGACACCATCTACGTGCCGTAG
- a CDS encoding acyl-CoA dehydrogenase family protein: protein MDFSLPESHLALKESLRAFCEKNVRPHAREWDKTETFPLEVVKQLGELGALGILVGEEYGGAAMDSLAVAVAVEEVARWDGSLALTVASHNGLGSSHIRVFGNEAQKQKFLPKLATGEFLGAWGLSEAGSGSDAAGMRTKAVKKGDRWVINGSKMWITQGTVGSSWVVLAVTAPEKKQHGITAFILERGMKGFAQRPIHGKMGMRSSDTAELVFEDVEVPDENRLGDVDHGFIDTLAILDRGRITIGALAAGLARGALEEAAKYAKDRQAFGQPIAKFQAIQWMLADMRTELSAAQLLIWRSAALASAGKPYGREASMAKLFASEVANRACDKAIQIHGGYGYTNEFPVERYYRDAKLCEIGEGTSEVQRMVIARSLLK, encoded by the coding sequence ATGGACTTCTCGCTCCCCGAAAGCCACCTGGCGCTGAAGGAAAGCCTCCGCGCCTTCTGTGAAAAGAACGTCCGCCCGCACGCGCGCGAGTGGGACAAGACCGAGACGTTCCCGCTCGAGGTGGTGAAGCAGCTCGGCGAGCTGGGGGCGCTCGGGATCCTGGTCGGCGAGGAGTACGGCGGCGCGGCCATGGACAGCCTCGCGGTCGCGGTCGCCGTCGAAGAGGTCGCGCGCTGGGATGGCTCGCTCGCGCTGACGGTCGCGTCGCACAACGGGCTGGGATCGAGCCACATCCGCGTCTTCGGCAACGAGGCCCAGAAGCAGAAGTTCCTCCCCAAGCTGGCCACAGGCGAGTTCCTCGGCGCCTGGGGCTTGAGCGAGGCCGGCTCCGGCTCCGACGCCGCCGGCATGCGCACCAAGGCGGTCAAGAAGGGCGACCGCTGGGTCATCAACGGCAGCAAGATGTGGATCACCCAGGGCACCGTCGGCTCGAGCTGGGTCGTGCTCGCCGTGACCGCGCCCGAGAAGAAGCAGCACGGCATCACCGCGTTCATCCTCGAGCGCGGCATGAAGGGCTTCGCCCAGCGCCCCATCCACGGAAAGATGGGCATGCGCTCGAGCGACACCGCCGAGCTCGTATTCGAAGACGTCGAGGTGCCCGACGAGAACCGCCTGGGCGACGTCGACCACGGCTTCATCGACACCCTCGCCATCCTCGACCGCGGCCGCATCACCATCGGCGCCCTCGCGGCGGGCCTCGCGCGCGGCGCCCTCGAAGAAGCGGCGAAGTACGCCAAGGACCGCCAGGCGTTCGGCCAGCCCATCGCCAAGTTCCAGGCCATCCAGTGGATGCTCGCCGACATGCGCACCGAGCTCTCCGCGGCGCAGCTGCTCATCTGGCGCTCGGCGGCGCTGGCGAGCGCGGGCAAGCCGTACGGCCGCGAGGCGAGCATGGCCAAGCTCTTCGCGAGCGAGGTCGCCAACCGCGCCTGCGACAAGGCCATCCAGATCCACGGCGGCTACGGGTACACCAACGAGTTCCCGGTGGAGCGGTACTACCGCGACGCCAAGCTCTGCGAGATCGGCGAGGGCACCAGCGAGGTGCAGCGCATGGTCATCGCCCGCAGCCTGCTCAAGTAG
- the rnc gene encoding ribonuclease III, translated as MSLVDPDHLARVNSLETRLGCSFAQPERALEALTHKSYVNESRGEACSDNERLEFLGDAVIDLAVSHKLMALCPDASEGKLSRLRASLVNEEGLARVARMHGLGELLRLGKGEERTGGRDKSSLLADALEAVLAAIFLEQGFSAVVAVVERLFGDLFERARDGTLEHDYKTELQERAQSVVHAQPRYRVTHEEGPDHAKTFEVEVVIGGETYGTGSGRNKKDAEQAAAKVALEKLAQPAQGS; from the coding sequence TTGAGCCTCGTCGACCCAGATCACCTGGCGAGGGTCAACTCCCTCGAGACGCGTTTGGGCTGCAGCTTCGCGCAGCCCGAGCGCGCCCTCGAGGCGCTCACCCACAAGTCGTACGTGAACGAGAGCCGCGGCGAGGCCTGCTCGGACAACGAGCGCCTCGAGTTCCTCGGCGACGCCGTCATCGACCTGGCCGTGAGCCACAAGCTCATGGCGCTCTGTCCCGACGCGAGCGAGGGGAAGCTCTCGCGGCTCCGGGCCAGCCTGGTGAACGAAGAGGGCCTCGCGCGCGTGGCCCGGATGCATGGGCTGGGCGAGCTGCTGCGGCTGGGAAAGGGCGAGGAGCGCACCGGCGGCCGCGACAAGAGCTCCCTGCTCGCGGACGCGCTGGAGGCCGTGCTCGCCGCGATATTTCTGGAGCAAGGCTTCTCGGCCGTGGTCGCGGTCGTGGAGCGGCTCTTCGGCGACCTCTTCGAGCGCGCGCGCGATGGCACGCTCGAGCACGACTACAAGACCGAGCTGCAGGAACGCGCGCAGAGCGTGGTGCACGCGCAGCCGCGCTATCGGGTGACGCACGAGGAGGGGCCGGATCACGCCAAGACGTTCGAGGTCGAGGTGGTGATCGGCGGCGAGACCTACGGCACCGGCAGCGGCCGCAACAAGAAGGACGCCGAGCAGGCCGCGGCCAAGGTCGCGCTGGAGAAGCTCGCGCAGCCGGCCCAAGGCAGCTGA
- a CDS encoding polyhydroxyalkanoic acid system family protein encodes MRIEENHTFTTEEAQQRLKLLVDGWQKKYGVSAAWTGSAVQVNGKAMGVTIDAKVTIEPNKIVADGKDPGLLLRGAAVGYLKKKFAEYFDPKVTVADLSTRQS; translated from the coding sequence ATGCGCATCGAAGAGAACCACACCTTCACGACCGAAGAGGCGCAGCAGCGGCTCAAGCTGCTCGTCGACGGCTGGCAGAAGAAGTACGGCGTCAGCGCAGCCTGGACCGGCAGCGCCGTGCAGGTGAACGGCAAGGCGATGGGCGTGACCATCGACGCCAAGGTCACCATCGAGCCCAACAAGATCGTCGCCGACGGCAAGGATCCCGGCTTGCTCCTGCGCGGCGCCGCGGTCGGCTACTTGAAGAAGAAGTTCGCCGAGTACTTCGATCCCAAGGTCACCGTCGCGGATCTGTCCACGCGGCAGAGCTGA
- a CDS encoding gamma carbonic anhydrase family protein, whose amino-acid sequence MIRPFRGKSPIIPPSAYVDASAVVIGDVTLGERASIWCNVVARGDVDAIRIGDETNIQDLSCLHVLGGKFALDIGARVTVGHHVVLHGCTVEDGCLIGMGAILLDGCRIGAGSLVAAGSLVTPGTVIPPGSMVVGSPARVKRPVNDAERELLIRSAQGYVENARAFAEDAGSR is encoded by the coding sequence ATGATCCGTCCCTTCCGCGGCAAGAGCCCGATCATCCCCCCGAGCGCCTACGTCGACGCGAGCGCAGTGGTCATTGGCGACGTCACCCTCGGCGAGCGCGCGAGCATCTGGTGCAACGTGGTCGCGCGCGGCGACGTCGACGCGATCCGCATCGGCGACGAGACCAACATCCAGGACCTCTCGTGCTTGCACGTGCTCGGCGGCAAGTTCGCCCTGGACATCGGCGCGCGCGTGACCGTCGGACACCACGTCGTCTTGCACGGCTGCACCGTCGAGGACGGCTGCCTCATCGGCATGGGCGCCATCCTCCTTGACGGCTGCCGCATCGGCGCAGGCTCCCTCGTCGCCGCCGGCAGCCTGGTTACGCCCGGCACCGTGATTCCGCCGGGCTCGATGGTGGTGGGCTCGCCCGCACGCGTGAAGCGCCCGGTGAACGACGCCGAACGCGAGCTCTTGATCCGCAGCGCCCAGGGCTACGTCGAGAACGCCCGCGCCTTCGCCGAGGACGCTGGAAGTCGCTGA
- a CDS encoding DedA family protein, which yields MEHFLTGLLGQTHGLVAYAMVYAILVLCGLGLPLPEDVTLMLGGYLAYSRAADSRVMVAVAFLGILTGDSTIFFFGRRTGRNLKPNSFIGRLVTPEKLAKVEALFAKYGQKIVMAARFMPGVRAGVFFAAGASGLAYWQFVLFDGLAACISVPLLVLLAKHFGGEITHFMMVAKRAQFTVLVVAFGLVLGWVGLQRARAKRKAQEAEAAKALETKLPEPAPQEQVEQPAQPVESRTTH from the coding sequence ATGGAGCACTTCCTCACCGGCCTCCTCGGGCAGACGCACGGCCTGGTCGCGTACGCGATGGTGTACGCGATCCTGGTCTTGTGCGGCCTGGGTTTGCCGTTGCCCGAGGACGTGACGCTCATGCTGGGCGGGTACCTCGCGTACTCCCGCGCCGCCGACAGCCGGGTGATGGTCGCCGTGGCCTTCCTGGGCATCCTCACCGGCGACTCGACCATCTTCTTCTTCGGCCGCCGCACGGGCCGAAATCTGAAACCAAATAGTTTCATCGGCCGGCTGGTCACGCCGGAGAAGCTCGCGAAGGTTGAGGCGCTCTTCGCGAAGTACGGGCAGAAGATCGTCATGGCCGCGCGCTTCATGCCGGGCGTGCGCGCGGGCGTGTTCTTCGCCGCGGGCGCGAGCGGGCTCGCTTACTGGCAGTTCGTGCTCTTCGACGGCCTCGCGGCGTGCATCTCGGTGCCGCTGCTGGTGCTGCTCGCGAAGCACTTCGGCGGCGAGATCACCCACTTCATGATGGTGGCCAAGCGGGCGCAGTTCACCGTGCTCGTGGTCGCGTTCGGGCTGGTGCTCGGTTGGGTGGGCCTGCAGCGCGCGCGGGCCAAGCGCAAGGCTCAGGAAGCCGAGGCCGCGAAGGCGCTCGAGACGAAGCTGCCCGAGCCGGCGCCGCAGGAGCAGGTGGAGCAGCCGGCGCAGCCCGTGGAGAGCCGGACCACGCACTGA
- a CDS encoding YfhL family 4Fe-4S dicluster ferredoxin, translating to MATIITEECINCGACEPECPNQAISQGEEIFVIDPKLCTECVGFHDEEACAAVCPVDCCVPDPNNVETEDQLYARAKSLHPDQQFPPLETLPPALSRFRKK from the coding sequence ATGGCCACGATCATCACGGAGGAGTGCATCAACTGCGGGGCGTGTGAGCCGGAGTGCCCCAACCAGGCCATCAGCCAGGGCGAGGAGATCTTCGTCATCGACCCCAAGCTCTGTACCGAGTGCGTGGGGTTCCATGACGAGGAGGCGTGCGCCGCGGTTTGCCCCGTGGACTGCTGCGTGCCCGACCCGAACAACGTCGAGACCGAGGACCAGCTCTACGCGCGCGCGAAGAGCCTCCACCCCGACCAGCAGTTCCCCCCGCTCGAGACACTGCCCCCAGCGCTGTCGCGCTTCCGCAAGAAGTAG
- a CDS encoding cupredoxin domain-containing protein has protein sequence MSSRQNLSIALLGVLALAGTAYADGKAKPAEKAADSKQAAKPADAKPAAKPADARHVKVGVTEAGFEPSEIRAKNGESLVLDITRVTDETCATAIVIPDQKVRVELPLNKEVAVPVKASKVGRIAFACPMNMVTGAVVVTE, from the coding sequence ATGTCCTCGCGTCAGAACCTCTCGATTGCTCTCCTGGGCGTGCTCGCCCTCGCGGGCACCGCCTACGCCGACGGCAAGGCCAAGCCGGCTGAAAAGGCGGCCGACTCCAAGCAAGCGGCCAAGCCCGCGGACGCCAAGCCTGCGGCCAAGCCGGCCGACGCGCGGCACGTCAAGGTCGGCGTGACGGAGGCGGGCTTCGAGCCCTCGGAGATCCGGGCGAAGAACGGCGAGAGCCTCGTCCTCGACATCACCCGCGTCACGGACGAGACCTGTGCCACGGCCATCGTCATCCCCGACCAGAAGGTCCGGGTGGAGCTGCCGCTGAACAAGGAAGTGGCCGTGCCGGTGAAGGCCAGCAAGGTGGGGCGCATCGCCTTTGCGTGCCCGATGAACATGGTCACCGGCGCGGTGGTGGTGACCGAGTAG
- the meaB gene encoding methylmalonyl Co-A mutase-associated GTPase MeaB → MPATTEQIAALVASGDVRSAARLMRDIDDGRASATDVLKALFPKTGRAYVVGITGAPGAGKSTLTDRLIAFWRAQGKTVGVVCVDPTSPFSGGAILGDRIRMQGHATDEGVFIRSLATRGALGGLSRATGEVIRVMDAMGKDVVIVETVGVGQDEVDIAKTAHTTVVVVVPGMGDDIQAIKAGILEVADVFAVNKADREGADRTVRELRAMLELRHITAPMEHDADHKMTKSAAFRAPEHDWEIPIVKTVAARDEGIAELAAALERHREYLVKEGQLLRREAQRARQEFVELLRERLVRHALSKLEAEQGALDGVAERIARREADPYTLAEQLSDRLVR, encoded by the coding sequence ATGCCCGCGACCACCGAGCAGATTGCCGCGCTCGTGGCCTCGGGCGACGTGCGCTCGGCCGCGAGGCTGATGCGCGACATCGACGACGGCCGCGCCAGCGCCACCGACGTCCTCAAGGCGCTCTTCCCCAAGACCGGCCGCGCCTACGTGGTGGGCATCACCGGCGCGCCGGGCGCGGGCAAGAGCACGTTAACCGATCGGTTAATTGCCTTCTGGCGCGCACAGGGCAAGACCGTGGGCGTGGTCTGCGTCGACCCGACCAGCCCGTTCTCCGGCGGCGCCATCCTCGGCGACCGCATCCGCATGCAGGGCCACGCCACCGACGAGGGCGTCTTCATTCGCAGCCTGGCCACGCGCGGCGCGCTGGGCGGCCTCTCGCGCGCCACGGGCGAAGTGATCCGCGTGATGGATGCCATGGGCAAGGACGTGGTGATCGTCGAGACCGTGGGCGTGGGCCAGGACGAGGTCGACATCGCCAAGACGGCGCACACCACCGTCGTGGTCGTCGTTCCCGGCATGGGCGACGACATCCAGGCCATCAAGGCCGGCATCCTGGAAGTCGCGGACGTCTTCGCCGTGAACAAGGCCGACCGCGAGGGCGCCGACCGCACCGTCCGCGAGCTGCGCGCCATGCTCGAGCTGCGGCACATCACCGCGCCCATGGAGCACGACGCGGATCACAAGATGACCAAGTCCGCCGCGTTCCGCGCGCCCGAGCACGACTGGGAGATCCCCATCGTGAAGACCGTGGCCGCGCGCGACGAGGGCATCGCCGAGCTCGCGGCCGCGCTCGAGCGGCACCGCGAATACCTGGTGAAGGAAGGCCAGCTCCTGCGGCGCGAGGCCCAGCGCGCGCGGCAGGAGTTCGTGGAGCTCTTGCGCGAGCGGCTGGTGCGGCACGCCCTCTCGAAGCTCGAGGCGGAGCAGGGCGCGCTGGATGGGGTGGCCGAGCGGATCGCCCGGCGCGAGGCAGACCCGTATACCCTTGCGGAGCAACTCAGCGACCGCCTGGTGCGGTAG